A stretch of the Sphingobacterium thalpophilum genome encodes the following:
- the rpoC gene encoding DNA-directed RNA polymerase subunit beta', with translation MSYKKDNKIKSNFTSITISLASPETILERSSGEVTKPETINYRTYKPERDGLFCERIFGPVKDYECHCGKYKRIRYKGIVCDRCGVEVTEKKVRRERMGHINLVVPVAHIWYFRSLPNKIGYLLGLPTKKLDMIIYYERYVVIQAGIKEEDGINFMDFLTEEEYLDILDTLPKENQYLDDNDPQKFVAKMGAEALEDLLKRIDLDQLSYDLRHQAANETSQQRKNEALKRLHVVEAFRSSRENIENRPEWMIVKIVPIIPPELRPLVPLDGGRFATSDLNDLYRRVIIRNNRLKRLIEIKAPEVILRNEKRMLQEAVDSLFDNSRKVNAVKTEGNRALKSLSDILKGKQGRFRQNLLGKRVDYSARSVIVVGPHLKLHECGLPKDMAAELYKPFIIRKMIERGIVKTVKSAKKIVDRKDPVVWDILENVLKGHPVLLNRAPTLHRLGIQAFQPTLVEGKAIQLHPLVCTAFNADFDGDQMAVHLPLGNAAVLEAQILMLASHNILNPANGSPITVPSQDMVLGLYYITKGRRSAGDHIVRGQDMTFYSAEEVIIALNEKKIDLHAWIKVKTKVRQKDGSIVDTLLETTVGRVIFNQVVPDEMGFVNELLTKKSLRNIIGEIVKTTGMARAAQFLDDMKELGYQTAFKGGLSFNLEDLNIPAAKAELIAQATNEVEEVMNNYNMGFITNNERYNQIIDIWTRINNRLTAHVMDILSNDNQGFNSVYMMLDSGARGSKEQIRQLCGMRGLMAKPQKSGTSGGEIIENPILSNFKEGLSVLEYFISTHGARKGLADTALKTADAGYLTRRLHDVAQDMIVVEQDCGGLRGIYTTALKDNDDIVEPLYDRILGRTPLHDVVHPDTGELIVAANEDITEEIADTIEKVGIEGVEIRTVLTCESKRGVCACCYGRNLASGKRVQLGEAVGVIAAQSIGEPGTQLTLRTFHVGGTASNIAADSSIISKYDGRIEFENVRTVSQTGENGTHQVVLGRSGEVKIIDAHNKIVFQQNIPYGSQLFVEDGSTVSKGDKLVEWDPYNAVIISEFAGKVEFDAIIEGVTYREESDEQTGHKEKVIIETRDKTKNPSIKILDKSGEVIRTYNIPVGAHVAVADGVTVKEGGILVKIPRSTGKTRDITGGLPRVTELFEARNPSNPAVVTEIDGVVSLGGVKRGNREISIESRDGQIKKYLVPLSKHILVQDNDFVKAGMPLSDGSISPADILAIKGPAAVQHYIVNGIQEVYRLQGVKINDKHFETIVHQMMQKVNIEDPGDTRFLEKEAVNKWDFMEENDSLFDKKVVVDAGDSNNLRPGQIVSLRKLREENSSLKRRDLKLVEVREAIPATSSPLLQGITRASLGTKSFISAASFQETTKVLNEAAIAGKRDNLLGLKENVIVGHLIPSGTGIRQYSNLIVGSREEYDQLLASKEED, from the coding sequence ATGTCTTACAAAAAAGATAATAAAATTAAAAGCAACTTCACTTCGATTACGATCAGCTTGGCTTCTCCAGAGACTATTTTGGAACGCTCAAGTGGTGAAGTTACAAAACCAGAGACGATTAACTATCGTACCTACAAACCCGAACGTGACGGTTTATTCTGTGAGCGTATTTTCGGTCCGGTAAAGGACTACGAATGTCACTGTGGTAAATACAAACGTATCCGTTACAAAGGTATCGTGTGTGACCGTTGTGGTGTTGAGGTAACTGAGAAAAAAGTACGTCGTGAGCGTATGGGACACATCAACTTGGTGGTTCCTGTCGCGCATATCTGGTACTTCCGTTCTCTTCCTAATAAAATTGGTTATTTATTGGGACTTCCTACCAAGAAATTGGATATGATCATTTACTACGAACGTTATGTGGTTATCCAGGCTGGTATCAAGGAAGAAGACGGTATCAACTTTATGGACTTCTTGACGGAAGAAGAATATTTAGATATTTTAGATACCTTACCAAAAGAAAATCAATATTTAGACGACAACGATCCTCAAAAATTCGTTGCTAAGATGGGTGCTGAGGCATTGGAAGATTTGTTGAAACGTATTGATTTGGATCAATTGTCATACGATTTACGTCACCAAGCTGCCAATGAGACTTCACAACAACGTAAAAATGAAGCATTAAAACGTCTTCATGTTGTTGAAGCTTTCCGGAGCTCACGTGAGAATATCGAGAACCGTCCAGAATGGATGATTGTGAAAATTGTTCCGATTATCCCACCGGAATTACGTCCTTTAGTGCCTTTGGATGGGGGCCGTTTCGCGACTTCGGATTTGAACGACTTATATCGTCGTGTGATTATCCGTAACAATCGTCTGAAACGTTTGATCGAAATCAAAGCTCCTGAAGTTATCTTACGTAACGAAAAACGTATGCTTCAAGAAGCGGTAGACTCTTTGTTTGACAACTCACGTAAAGTGAACGCTGTTAAGACAGAAGGGAACCGTGCATTGAAATCTTTATCTGATATTTTGAAAGGTAAACAAGGACGTTTCCGTCAAAACTTATTGGGTAAACGTGTGGATTATTCTGCTCGTTCGGTAATTGTTGTGGGTCCGCACCTAAAATTACACGAGTGTGGTCTTCCTAAAGATATGGCTGCAGAGCTATACAAGCCATTTATCATCCGTAAGATGATTGAGCGTGGTATTGTAAAAACTGTAAAATCCGCTAAAAAAATCGTTGACCGTAAAGATCCTGTCGTATGGGATATCCTTGAAAATGTATTGAAAGGCCACCCTGTATTACTTAACCGTGCGCCTACGCTTCACCGTTTGGGTATCCAGGCTTTCCAACCGACTTTGGTCGAGGGTAAAGCTATTCAGTTGCACCCATTGGTGTGTACAGCATTCAACGCCGATTTTGACGGTGACCAGATGGCGGTTCACTTGCCTTTAGGTAATGCTGCAGTTTTGGAGGCTCAAATTTTAATGTTGGCTTCACACAATATTTTGAACCCAGCGAACGGATCACCAATCACTGTACCATCTCAAGACATGGTATTGGGTCTTTATTATATTACTAAAGGCCGGAGAAGTGCAGGTGACCATATCGTGAGAGGTCAAGATATGACTTTCTATTCGGCAGAAGAGGTAATTATTGCTCTAAACGAGAAAAAAATTGACCTTCATGCTTGGATTAAAGTCAAAACAAAAGTTAGACAGAAAGATGGAAGCATCGTTGATACCTTATTGGAGACAACAGTAGGTCGTGTGATCTTTAATCAGGTTGTTCCTGATGAGATGGGCTTTGTCAACGAATTGCTGACTAAAAAATCTTTGCGTAATATTATCGGTGAGATCGTGAAGACTACGGGTATGGCCCGTGCTGCACAGTTCTTGGACGATATGAAAGAATTAGGTTATCAAACGGCGTTCAAAGGCGGGCTTTCGTTCAACTTGGAAGATTTGAATATTCCTGCTGCGAAAGCTGAGTTGATCGCTCAGGCGACCAATGAAGTTGAGGAGGTAATGAACAACTATAACATGGGTTTCATTACCAACAACGAACGTTACAACCAGATCATCGATATTTGGACACGTATCAATAACCGATTGACTGCACACGTAATGGATATTCTTTCCAACGATAACCAAGGGTTCAACTCTGTGTATATGATGTTGGATTCTGGAGCCCGTGGATCGAAAGAGCAGATTCGTCAGTTATGTGGTATGCGTGGTTTGATGGCTAAACCTCAGAAGTCTGGTACTTCAGGTGGTGAAATTATCGAGAACCCGATCTTGTCAAACTTTAAAGAAGGTTTGTCCGTATTGGAGTACTTTATCTCTACCCACGGTGCGCGTAAAGGTCTTGCCGATACGGCGCTGAAAACGGCGGATGCGGGTTACTTAACGCGTCGTTTACATGACGTAGCGCAGGATATGATTGTGGTGGAGCAAGATTGTGGAGGTTTACGTGGTATTTATACAACGGCATTAAAAGACAACGACGATATCGTTGAGCCATTATACGATCGTATTTTAGGACGTACACCGTTGCACGACGTGGTGCATCCGGATACTGGAGAATTAATTGTTGCTGCAAATGAAGATATCACTGAAGAGATCGCGGATACAATTGAGAAAGTTGGCATCGAAGGAGTTGAGATCCGTACAGTATTGACTTGTGAATCTAAACGTGGTGTGTGTGCTTGTTGTTATGGTCGTAACTTAGCTTCTGGTAAACGCGTTCAACTGGGTGAAGCTGTCGGCGTTATTGCTGCACAGTCTATCGGTGAACCGGGTACACAGTTGACACTTCGTACGTTCCACGTAGGGGGTACGGCATCTAACATCGCCGCCGACTCGAGCATCATTTCTAAATACGATGGTAGAATCGAATTTGAAAACGTACGTACGGTTTCGCAGACAGGTGAGAACGGCACACATCAAGTTGTCTTAGGACGTTCTGGTGAGGTTAAAATCATCGATGCACATAATAAAATTGTTTTCCAACAGAATATCCCGTACGGTTCGCAGTTGTTCGTAGAAGACGGCAGCACAGTATCTAAGGGCGATAAATTGGTGGAATGGGATCCATATAACGCTGTCATTATCTCTGAATTTGCCGGTAAGGTGGAATTTGATGCAATTATCGAAGGTGTAACCTATCGTGAAGAGTCTGATGAGCAAACCGGCCACAAAGAGAAAGTAATTATTGAGACACGTGATAAAACGAAAAACCCATCTATCAAGATTTTAGATAAGTCAGGAGAAGTTATTCGTACGTATAACATACCGGTTGGAGCACACGTTGCAGTCGCTGACGGTGTTACAGTAAAAGAAGGTGGTATTTTGGTTAAGATTCCGCGTTCAACAGGTAAGACTCGAGACATTACGGGTGGTCTTCCACGTGTGACTGAATTGTTTGAGGCGCGTAATCCATCGAATCCTGCTGTTGTTACTGAAATTGACGGTGTGGTTTCATTAGGTGGTGTTAAACGCGGTAATCGTGAAATATCTATCGAGTCTCGCGATGGTCAGATCAAGAAGTATTTGGTGCCACTTTCGAAGCATATCCTTGTTCAGGACAATGACTTCGTGAAAGCAGGTATGCCGTTGTCAGATGGCTCAATTTCGCCAGCGGATATCTTGGCTATCAAAGGACCGGCGGCTGTTCAGCACTACATTGTCAATGGTATCCAAGAAGTATACCGTCTGCAAGGGGTGAAGATCAATGACAAGCACTTCGAAACGATTGTTCACCAGATGATGCAGAAAGTCAATATTGAAGACCCGGGAGATACACGTTTCTTAGAGAAAGAAGCCGTAAATAAATGGGATTTCATGGAAGAGAATGATTCGCTATTTGACAAAAAGGTCGTTGTTGACGCCGGAGACTCTAACAACTTGCGTCCAGGACAAATCGTTTCTTTACGTAAGTTGAGAGAAGAGAACTCTAGTTTAAAACGTCGTGACCTGAAACTTGTGGAAGTTCGCGAAGCAATTCCAGCGACCTCAAGCCCATTGTTACAAGGTATCACTAGAGCTTCATTGGGTACGAAATCGTTCATCTCGGCGGCTTCCTTCCAGGAGACAACGAAGGTGTTGAACGAAGCTGCTATCGCAGGTAAACGTGACAATCTATTAGGTTTGAAAGAGAACGTAATTGTCGGTCACTTGATTCCTTCTGGTACAGGTATTCGCCAATATAGCAACTTAATCGTTGGTTCCCGTGAAGAATACGATCAATTGTTAGCTTCGAAAGAAGAAGATTAA